In a genomic window of Bicyclus anynana chromosome 5, ilBicAnyn1.1, whole genome shotgun sequence:
- the LOC112055336 gene encoding uncharacterized protein LOC112055336, whose amino-acid sequence MDENIDDNVTVLAILDNEASPYKQNISITNYDQSHQINQEEIETSETSKQNIIWTKNATLMLLNLYATKLNMLDNPKKKSKMWISMAVELKSFNIEVTPDQVRWKINALTKKYKDCIDNGQGSTAFKYFNEMHHFLGRYNEDSGAYRLASGVIHGQDTDKDHNAPNGKISYKNSTPFRKIRAERKSKVELDKQWIEYIRKQEEQKKIRDERYERCLKLREEELQLKKKELEMKQSIALKKLQLREKMQEDILKIERQKCALLRKFLNDRNNSDDIKSCYMDE is encoded by the exons ATGGATGAAAATATAGATGATAATGTAACCGTTTTGGCTATATTGGATAATGAGG CTTCACCTTACAAACAGAACATAAGCATCACGAATTATGACCAGTCACATCAAATAAATCAAGAGGAAATAGAAACTAGTGAGACAAGTAAACAAA atataatttgGACGAAGAATGCAACATTAATGTTACTGAATTTGTATGCAACAAAACTTAACATGTTAGACAACCCAAAGAAGAAATCCAAAATGTGGATATCAATGGCAGTGGAACTAAAATCGTTTAACATTGAG GTGACACCTGATCAAGTCAGATGGAAAATCAATGcccttacaaaaaaatataaagattgcATTGATAATGGACAAGGATCTACAGCATTCAAGTACTTCAATGAAATGCATCACTTTCTTGGCAGATATAATGAAGACAGTGGAGCATATAGGTTAGCATCAGGAGTAATACATGGTCAGGACACAGACAAAGACCATAATGCACCAAATGGAAAAATATCTTATAAAAACTCTACACCGTTCAGAAAAATTAGAGCAGAACGCAAGTCTAAAGTTGAATTGGATAAACAATGGATTGAGTATATTAGAAAGCaagaagaacaaaagaaaataagaGATGAGAGGTACGAAAGATGTCTAAAGTTGAGAGAAGAAGAATTACAACTAAAGAAGAAGGAATTGGAAATGAAACAGTCAATagcactaaaaaaattacagttaaGAGAGAAAATGCAGGAGGATATCCTTAAAATTGAAAGGCAAAAATGTGCTttgttaagaaaatttttaaatgatcGCAATAATTCAGATGATATAAAATCATGTTACATGGATGAATAA
- the LOC112055337 gene encoding uncharacterized protein LOC112055337 isoform X2, producing MNESESYYVENVLYNGAVWTSSATQTLLKLYENKLGLLETPKKKKRIWLAIAESLKYYSIEMTADQVRWKINALTKKYKQCLDTGQHRKFKYFKEMEDIYTKYNVDCDQFAISECSKRRRCHKQLSVNDFNLPLQIQNESRAMIELRKTRLANRIESERTQSKLILEKQWLEYLKRQEHNRLLKDDLYNEVLKLREKELELQRHELQIKQSIELQMLELKEREQGNLLKIEKEKCEMLKQFFDSKDIV from the exons ATGAATGAAAGTGAATCGTATTATGTGGAGAATGTTCTTTACAATG GTGCAGTCTGGACAAGCAGCGCTACCCAAACATtattaaaactgtatgaaaataAACTGGGTCTACTGGAAAcacctaaaaagaaaaaaagaatatgGCTAGCTATTGCTGAAAGTCTAAAATATTACAGTATTGAG ATGACAGCTGATCAAGTCAGATGGAAGATAAATGCattgacaaaaaaatacaaacagtgtTTGGATACTGGACAGcacagaaaatttaaatattttaaagaaatggaagatatttatacaaaatataatgtagatTGTGACCAATTTGCTATAAGTGAATGCTCTAAAAGAAGAAGATGTCACAAACAATTAAGTGTGAATGATTTTAACCTGCCATTACAGATTCAAAATGAAAGTAGAGCTATGATTGAATTGCGTAAAACAAGACTGGCTAACAGGATTGAATCTGAGAGAACtcaaagtaaattaattttggaAAAACAATGGCTTGAATATCTAAAAAGGCAAGAACACAACAGACTGTTGAAAGATGATTTATATAATGAGGTTTTAAAATTAAGGGAAAAAGAGTTGGAGTTGCAGAGGCATGAGTTACAAATAAAGCAGTCTATAGAGTTGCAAATGTTAGAATTAAAAGAAAGAGAACAAGGTAACTTATTAAAGATTGAAAAGGAAAAATGTGAAATGCTAAAACAGTTTTTTGATAGTAAAGATATtgtgtaa
- the LOC112055337 gene encoding uncharacterized protein LOC112055337 isoform X1, with translation MNESESYYVENVLYNEQDIPPESICSNKDHKIVNSTVANNAEKSSAVWTSSATQTLLKLYENKLGLLETPKKKKRIWLAIAESLKYYSIEMTADQVRWKINALTKKYKQCLDTGQHRKFKYFKEMEDIYTKYNVDCDQFAISECSKRRRCHKQLSVNDFNLPLQIQNESRAMIELRKTRLANRIESERTQSKLILEKQWLEYLKRQEHNRLLKDDLYNEVLKLREKELELQRHELQIKQSIELQMLELKEREQGNLLKIEKEKCEMLKQFFDSKDIV, from the exons ATGAATGAAAGTGAATCGTATTATGTGGAGAATGTTCTTTACAATG AGCAAGACATACCTCCTGAATCAATATGCTCCAACAAAgatcataaaattgtaaattcaaCCGTAGCTAATAATGCAGAAAAGTCCA GTGCAGTCTGGACAAGCAGCGCTACCCAAACATtattaaaactgtatgaaaataAACTGGGTCTACTGGAAAcacctaaaaagaaaaaaagaatatgGCTAGCTATTGCTGAAAGTCTAAAATATTACAGTATTGAG ATGACAGCTGATCAAGTCAGATGGAAGATAAATGCattgacaaaaaaatacaaacagtgtTTGGATACTGGACAGcacagaaaatttaaatattttaaagaaatggaagatatttatacaaaatataatgtagatTGTGACCAATTTGCTATAAGTGAATGCTCTAAAAGAAGAAGATGTCACAAACAATTAAGTGTGAATGATTTTAACCTGCCATTACAGATTCAAAATGAAAGTAGAGCTATGATTGAATTGCGTAAAACAAGACTGGCTAACAGGATTGAATCTGAGAGAACtcaaagtaaattaattttggaAAAACAATGGCTTGAATATCTAAAAAGGCAAGAACACAACAGACTGTTGAAAGATGATTTATATAATGAGGTTTTAAAATTAAGGGAAAAAGAGTTGGAGTTGCAGAGGCATGAGTTACAAATAAAGCAGTCTATAGAGTTGCAAATGTTAGAATTAAAAGAAAGAGAACAAGGTAACTTATTAAAGATTGAAAAGGAAAAATGTGAAATGCTAAAACAGTTTTTTGATAGTAAAGATATtgtgtaa
- the LOC112055335 gene encoding putative nuclease HARBI1 yields the protein MANKALALLLTDTISYKSDSSDNESSSWSDLCSLTSEFSDDDDDDEEDRLFFPLMQYLIRLRRERVDDYLHIIESYTEAEFKNRLGLSRKIACRLIDDLEKSGIIANHKFGLKPLEPRLCFYIFLSFIANTEPLTPIATRFDISISSTFRVIRRVVAWILTKMDDAIKWPQDMSEIMTICDNFHNKTGISNMLGVIDCTHVKIEKPKDAPEYCNTKGYFSIILQATIDAKLRFTNIYCGEPGSLSCARVLRKSPLYHTATQNQAGLFPHDTFLVGHSGYPSLTWLVPPFRENKRLTLNQREFNSLHAATRKLSDKAFNLLKNRFRRIKLFTVYRNVTFITDTIVAACVLHNYCLSENE from the exons ATGGCTAATAAAGCGCTTGCCCTCCTTTTGACTGATACCATATCATATAAAAGTGATAGTAGTGACAATGAATCAAGCAGCTGGAGTGACTTATGCAGTTTAACATCTGAATTttcagatgatgatgatgatgatgaagaggaTAGACTATTCTTTCCTCTCATGCAGTACCTAATTAGATTAAGAAGAGAACGTGTGGACGACTACTTGCACATCATAGAATCTTACACTGAAGCCGAATTTAAAAACCGATTAGGTTTGAGTCGAAAAATTGCCTGCAGACTTATTG ATGATTTAGAGAAATCTGGTATAATAGCTAATCACAAATTTGGCTTAAAGCCATTGGAACCAAGATTATGTTTCTACATATTCTTATCATTTATAGCAAATACAGAACCCCTAACACCAATAGCCACAAGATTTGATATATCAATATCTTCCACATTCCGTGTTATAAGAAGAGTAGTTGCATGGATTTTAACCAAAATGGATGATGCTATCAAATGGCCACAAGACATGAGTGAAATCATGACAATATGCGACAACTTCCATAATAAGACGGGGATATCTAATATGCTAGGAGTGATTGATTGTACACATGTGAAAATTGAGAAACCAAAGGATGCACCAGAATATTGTAACACAAAaggatatttttctattatccTGCAAGCCACTATTGATGCAAAATTGCGGTTTACTAATATATATTGTGGTGAACCAGGATCATTAAGTTGTGCAAGAGTTTTGAGAAAGTCTCCTCTTTATCATACTGCAACACAAAACCAAGCTGGTCTATTTCCACATGATACATTTTTAGTTGGCCATTCAGGATATCCTTCTTTAACATGGCTAGTACCACCTTTCAGGGAAAACAAAAGACTGACTTTGAATCAAAGAGAATTTAATTCTCTTCATGCTGCTACTAGGAAATTAAGTGACAAAGCTTTCAACTTGTTAAAAAATAGATTTAGAAGAATAAAGCTATTTACTGTTTATAGAAATGTTACTTTTATAACTGATACTATTGTAGCAGCATgtgtattacataattattgtttaagtgAAAATGAATAA
- the LOC112055668 gene encoding transcription factor E2F4 gives MTELCPYKRYEKSLGLLTTRFVSLLQKAKDGVLDLKVATDLLAVRQKRRIYDITNVLEGIGLIEKRSKNSIQWKGASPDCKTSEIGTKVNKLRKEINLLEEHEQLLDKQVHWIEQSIKNVMDDTDNESLTYVSEDDIKKCFEGDQIFVMEAPLGADLAVGRLPGKEPVNNHNFYLHVKSSNPVGVILLCDVEKEKVIEDDSMDDEVKSYTEGADNILQCPNYLLRLSPPITKQDFSFSLRGSEGLCDLFDIPC, from the exons ATGACGGAGTTGTGTCCTTATAAACGATATGAGAAATCGTTGGGATTACTTACTACGAGATTTGTGTCACTCTTGCAGAAGGCAAAGGATGGTGTCTTGGATTTAAAAGTC gCTACTGATTTACTAGCTGTTAGACAAAAAAGAAGAATATACGATATAACGAACGTTTTAGAAGGAATAGGTCTAATTGAAAAGCGTAGCAAAAACAGCATACAATGGAA AGGAGCAAGCCCGGACTGTAAGACCTCAGAGATTGGCactaaagttaataaattaagaaaagaaataaatttgcTGGAAGAACATGAACAGTTATTAGATAA ACAAGTGCATTGGATAGaacaaagtattaaaaatgttatggaTGATACAGATAATGAATCTTTGACTTATGTGAGTGaagatgatattaaaaaatgttttgaagGTGATCAAATTTTTGTAATGGAAGCACCACTTGGAGCAGACTTGGCTGTTGGACGTTTGCCTGGCAAA GAACCAGTAAacaatcataatttttatttacatgtaaaaTCAAGCAACCCTGTTggagttattttattatgtgaTGTGGAAAAGGAAAAG gtCATTGAGGATGACAGTATGGATGATGAGGTGAAAAGTTACACAGAAGGAGCTGATAATATATTACAATGCCCCA atTATCTTCTGAGATTGAGTCCACCCATCACGAAACAAGACTTTTCCTTCTCTTTACGTGGCTCCGAAGGTTTATGCGATCTTTTTGATATTCCTTGTTAG